TTGGTCGCCACGGTCCGCCGCCGACGTGGTCGACGCGGTCCGCGAAAGGCTCAGCATCGGGGAGGCCGGAGCGGTCGAGGGCAGTGTGCTCAACCACCAGCTCATCAGGTCCCTGCTTCACAACACCGCCCTGCTGCCGTCCGATCTGCACCTGCTGGAGGATGAGACGCTGCCGCCAGGAACCGCCGCCGAGGTGTAGTTTCCGTGTGGAGGCATGAGTTTCAGCAGGTGAGGAGAGTACGGATGCGGCTGGCGACGCGCGAATGGGGTGAGCGGGGACCGGTCGTCCTGCTCGTCCACGGCATCCTGTCCGACGGCAGGACGTGGCGGCTGGTCGGGCCCGCGCTCGCCGAGCGGGGATACCGCGTGGTCGCGGTGGATCTGCGCGGCCACGGCGCGTCAGCCCACGTCGAGGACTACTCGCCCGCCGCTTACGCCGCCGACCTCGTCGAGACCGTGGACGACCTCGCTGAGCGCCCGGCGCTCGCCATCGGACACTCGCTCGGCGGCCTCGCGCTCGCGCTGGCCGTGGACGGGCTCCGCCCGGAGCGTGCCGTCTACGTGGATCCGGCCTGGCGCTGGGCCTCGCTGGAGGAGTTCGACCCGGGCGTGTTCGTGCGGTTCGCCGACAACGCCACTGCGGAATCCGTCAGCGCCGCGAATCCCCGCTGGGCGCCCGAAGACGTCGAGGTCGAGCTCGCCACGCTCGCCTGCTGGGACCGCCGAACCGCCGACGCGCTCTACCCCTTGGCCGGTCGCGCCGCGCACCCAGCGTCGGCCGTGGTGCCCTCGCTCATCATGCTCGCCGACGATAGCTACATGCTGACCGCTGACGAGGCCGCCACGATGCGGGAGCGTGGCTTCGAGGTGCGTGTCGTGCCCGGCGCCGGACACACCGTCCACCGCGACGACCTCGACGGGTTCATGACCGCACTCGACGGCTGGGCCTGAGACATGCGGATCAGCGAGGCGACAACTAACGACGTGCCGGAACTCGCCCGGCTGCAGTGGCTGGACACCCGTCATGAGGAGCCGTCTCAGTCTTCCCTCGACGCCTTCGCGTCGGAGCTCGCGCAGTGGTGGGCCGACCGCGAGGACGCGCACTTCGCCTTCGTCGCACGACTGGCCGGCCCGGAGATCGTCGCAATGGCCTGGGTCGCGCTCGTCCCGCGCGTGCCCAGGCCCGGAGCGGCGAACCGGCTGTCCGCGGACATCCAGAGCGTCTTCGTGCTGCCGGAGCACCGAGGCCGGGGGATCGGCTCGGCCGTCGTCGATGCGGCCGCGCAGCACGCGACGCAGCTCGGGGCCGTTCGCGTGACCGTTCACTCCGGCCGCCGGGCCGTACCGGTCTACGAGCGGCTGGGTTTCGCATCAACCCGCCAGCTCCTGCAGCGCCCGCTCGACTAAGCCCGCGGCCACGCGACCGGCCACCCACCTGCCTCAGAGCTTGGCCGCGCCGGGATGGTTCGGCTGGTACAGGCTGACCTCTCCGCCGCCCGGCAGCCGGAAGCCGGTCACCCTGCCCCAGCGCTGCTCGGTGAGCGGACGGGTGAAGCGCACGCCCTTGCCGGTGAGCTCCGCCATCGTCCCCTCGATGTCCTCGCACATGAGGTAGAGCTCGTGCCGGCCCGCCTCCGGCTCCTCGGCGGGGTGGACCGCGAGCTCGGCCGGCGGCAGCTGGAAGATCAGCCAGCCTCCACCCGCGTCCACGTATGGGAATTTCAGGACCTTGTCGAAGAAAGCGCGGTCCGCCTCCGGGTCCTGACTGAACACGATGACATGCCCTCCAGTGATCATAATCTCAGGATACGGTGTCGAAGCGCTTCGACGCATTCATCGAACAATCGTCGAATTTAAATTTCCTCTCGCTCATATTGACAGCTCATAGGACTCGACGCAGAATTCGAAGCGCTTCGACGTGTCACCCACACGCGGAAGCCACCCACACAGGAAGGAAGCGCAATGACGCGCACCCGAAACCGGCTGCTGCGCTCCGTCGCGGCCGCCGCGGTCGTCGGCTCGGCCACCATGCTCGCCGTCGGACCGGCCCAGGCCGCCACGTGCACCACCTCGGCCCAGTACGGCTCGTGCACCAGCGGCTCGTACACGATCTACAACGACGAGTGGGGCAGCGGCCACGGCTCGCAGACCCTCTGGGTCAATTCCGCCAGCAACTGGGGCGTCTACTCGACCCAGCCGAGCACCTCCGGGGTCAAGGCCTACCCCAACGCCTCGCTCTCGGTCGGCAAGGCCATCAACTCCCTGTCGAAGGCCACCAGCTCGTTCAACGAGACGCTGCCCTCGTCCGGCAACTTCGAGTCGGCCTACGACATCTGGCTCAACTCGAGCACGTACGAGGTCATGGTCTGGACGGACAAGGTCGGCAACGTCGGCCCGCTCGGCTCCTCGATCGGCAACCTGACCCTGGACTCGAACACCTGGACCGTCTACGTGGGCAACAACGGCTCCAACGCCGTCTACTCGTTCGTGCGCACCTCGAACGAGACCAGCGGCACGGTCAACATCCTCGATCTGCTCAAGTGGATGGAGAACACGAAGGGCTACTTCTCCAACCCGACCCTCTCCACGATCCAGTACGGCTTCGAGATCAGCGGCACCGGAAACGTGCAGGAGAACTTCACCGTCAACTCGTACTCCGCCTCCGCGAGCTGAGCCGGGCAGGCCCAGCTCACGGTGGGCCCGGTACCTTCCGGCCCCACTCCGGGCTCTCGCCGTCGCACGAAGGCGCGACGGCGAGAGCCGTTTAACTCCCCAGAGCCCGGTAACCCGACCGCATTCAGCAAGTCGTGGAACATACGTGTGAAGGGAAAGGGGATCATGGGCCTGATAGTTGCCGTCATCATCGTGGTCGTGCTCGCCGCCGCCCTCTACCTGGTGCGCTTCTCTCCGTGGAGCCGCCACGGCGGCGGAGACCGCCAGCGAATGCGGCGCAAGTACGGACGCGAATACGACCGGTTGCTCGCCCAGAAGGGTGAGGACCACGACGCGGTCGGGCAGGAGCTCGCCCAGCGCGAGCAGGACCGGGCCGCTCTGGAGATCAAGCCGCTGACCGGCGACGAGCGCGCTCGCCTGGCGAGCGC
This genomic window from Actinospica robiniae DSM 44927 contains:
- a CDS encoding alpha/beta fold hydrolase, which translates into the protein MRLATREWGERGPVVLLVHGILSDGRTWRLVGPALAERGYRVVAVDLRGHGASAHVEDYSPAAYAADLVETVDDLAERPALAIGHSLGGLALALAVDGLRPERAVYVDPAWRWASLEEFDPGVFVRFADNATAESVSAANPRWAPEDVEVELATLACWDRRTADALYPLAGRAAHPASAVVPSLIMLADDSYMLTADEAATMRERGFEVRVVPGAGHTVHRDDLDGFMTALDGWA
- a CDS encoding GNAT family N-acetyltransferase; this encodes MRISEATTNDVPELARLQWLDTRHEEPSQSSLDAFASELAQWWADREDAHFAFVARLAGPEIVAMAWVALVPRVPRPGAANRLSADIQSVFVLPEHRGRGIGSAVVDAAAQHATQLGAVRVTVHSGRRAVPVYERLGFASTRQLLQRPLD
- a CDS encoding VOC family protein — protein: MITGGHVIVFSQDPEADRAFFDKVLKFPYVDAGGGWLIFQLPPAELAVHPAEEPEAGRHELYLMCEDIEGTMAELTGKGVRFTRPLTEQRWGRVTGFRLPGGGEVSLYQPNHPGAAKL
- a CDS encoding GH12 family glycosyl hydrolase domain-containing protein, which gives rise to MTRTRNRLLRSVAAAAVVGSATMLAVGPAQAATCTTSAQYGSCTSGSYTIYNDEWGSGHGSQTLWVNSASNWGVYSTQPSTSGVKAYPNASLSVGKAINSLSKATSSFNETLPSSGNFESAYDIWLNSSTYEVMVWTDKVGNVGPLGSSIGNLTLDSNTWTVYVGNNGSNAVYSFVRTSNETSGTVNILDLLKWMENTKGYFSNPTLSTIQYGFEISGTGNVQENFTVNSYSASAS